Proteins encoded together in one Mycobacterium noviomagense window:
- a CDS encoding AbrB/MazE/SpoVT family DNA-binding domain-containing protein, with product MDKAGRLVIPKSLREQAGIASGEVEISLDGAAIRIESVAADDLVEEDGLLLLPSGGPKLGADAVRELRLADQR from the coding sequence ATGGATAAAGCCGGGCGTTTGGTGATTCCGAAGTCATTACGCGAACAGGCCGGCATCGCCTCTGGTGAAGTAGAGATCTCCCTCGATGGGGCTGCTATCCGGATCGAAAGCGTGGCAGCCGACGACCTTGTCGAAGAGGATGGGCTTCTGCTGCTACCCAGTGGCGGTCCAAAGCTTGGCGCCGACGCGGTGAGGGAGTTGCGGCTTGCCGACCAGCGTTGA
- a CDS encoding carbohydrate ABC transporter permease — protein sequence MFVAPNLAAVAVFMLFPLGFSLYMSFQKWDVFTPPRFVGLSNFRDLFSSDPLFLIALTNTVVFTVGTVAPTVLISLVVAAVLNRKAKGIGLFRTAAFLPLAVSSVVIAVVWQFVFNTDNGLLNIMLGWIGVGPVPWLVDPKWAMVSLCLVSVWKSVPFATVVLLAAMQGVPDTVYEAARIDGAGEVRQFISITVPLIRGAVSFVVVISIIHAFQAFDLVYVLTGRNGGPETGTYVFGIMLFQHAFGFLEFGYASALAWVIFAILLVLTMLQLRFARRSSLEVDRGFG from the coding sequence ATGTTCGTTGCACCTAATTTGGCTGCAGTTGCGGTGTTCATGCTCTTCCCGCTTGGTTTCTCGCTGTACATGAGCTTTCAGAAATGGGATGTGTTCACCCCGCCGAGGTTCGTCGGGCTGTCCAACTTCCGCGATCTGTTCAGCTCCGACCCCCTGTTTCTCATCGCGCTGACCAACACGGTCGTCTTCACCGTCGGCACGGTGGCCCCGACAGTGCTCATCAGCCTGGTCGTCGCCGCAGTGCTGAACCGAAAAGCTAAGGGAATCGGGCTTTTCCGCACAGCCGCCTTTCTGCCGCTGGCGGTGTCTTCGGTGGTGATCGCCGTCGTGTGGCAGTTCGTCTTCAACACCGACAACGGACTGCTCAACATCATGCTCGGCTGGATCGGCGTAGGCCCCGTCCCGTGGCTGGTTGATCCCAAGTGGGCGATGGTCTCGCTGTGCTTGGTCAGTGTCTGGAAGAGCGTGCCTTTCGCCACGGTTGTGCTGCTGGCAGCCATGCAGGGTGTCCCGGACACGGTTTACGAGGCGGCCAGAATCGATGGTGCTGGCGAGGTACGACAGTTCATCTCGATCACGGTGCCGTTGATCCGCGGCGCGGTGTCGTTTGTCGTCGTGATCTCGATCATCCACGCGTTTCAGGCGTTCGACCTGGTTTACGTGCTCACCGGACGCAACGGCGGTCCGGAGACCGGAACCTATGTATTCGGCATCATGCTGTTCCAGCACGCGTTCGGGTTCTTGGAGTTCGGCTACGCATCGGCGCTGGCATGGGTGATCTTCGCGATTCTCCTAGTTTTGACCATGCTGCAGTTGCGATTTGCGCGGCGAAGCTCTTTGGAGGTGGACCGTGGTTTCGGCTGA
- a CDS encoding histone deacetylase family protein has protein sequence MTTVYATHPRYTEHDLPGHPECADRIRAVWRGLDESGMAARMQPLEVQPLDTEAVLAVHTDDYLALLQRINDTPRTIHLDPDTYAGPDALTIARLSAGGVIAATDAVLSGTAGNGLAAVRPPGHHAMPDRAMGFCLLGNVAIAARHAQTRYGIERILIVDYDVHHGNGTEAMFYDDPSVLYISTHQYPFYPGTGAASDVGTGSGEGYTVNIPLPAGSGDATYATVFDTIVWPAAERFDPELILVSVGFDAYWADPLAGMRLTLPGYSHLAAEVVRMAQSLCADKVVFVLEGGYDMDALRYGASNIARLLLGEPPVDPPGTQPSPRPEPDIERLVARLKQLHGL, from the coding sequence ATGACTACGGTTTACGCAACCCATCCCCGGTACACCGAACACGATTTGCCGGGACATCCGGAGTGTGCGGACCGCATCCGCGCGGTGTGGCGCGGTTTGGACGAGAGCGGCATGGCCGCGCGGATGCAGCCGCTCGAAGTCCAACCTCTCGACACCGAGGCCGTGCTCGCGGTGCACACGGACGACTATCTCGCCTTGCTGCAACGCATCAACGACACGCCGCGCACCATCCATCTGGACCCTGACACTTACGCGGGACCGGACGCCCTCACCATCGCCCGGTTGTCGGCCGGTGGAGTCATTGCTGCGACCGACGCGGTGCTCAGCGGAACCGCGGGCAATGGGCTGGCTGCCGTTCGCCCGCCGGGGCATCATGCGATGCCCGATCGCGCCATGGGTTTCTGCCTGCTCGGAAACGTCGCGATTGCCGCGCGCCACGCCCAGACGCGTTACGGGATTGAGCGCATCTTGATCGTCGACTACGACGTTCACCACGGCAATGGCACCGAAGCCATGTTCTACGACGATCCATCGGTGCTCTACATTTCGACTCACCAGTATCCGTTTTATCCCGGCACCGGTGCGGCGAGTGACGTCGGGACGGGCTCCGGCGAGGGCTACACGGTCAATATTCCGTTGCCCGCCGGAAGCGGCGACGCTACCTACGCAACGGTTTTCGACACGATCGTCTGGCCGGCCGCCGAGCGGTTCGACCCTGAGTTGATCCTCGTATCGGTGGGGTTCGACGCGTACTGGGCAGATCCGTTGGCGGGGATGCGCCTCACATTGCCCGGCTATTCGCACCTGGCCGCGGAAGTCGTCCGCATGGCGCAATCGTTATGCGCGGACAAGGTCGTCTTTGTGCTCGAGGGCGGCTACGACATGGACGCGCTGCGATACGGAGCCAGCAATATCGCTCGCCTGCTGCTCGGCGAACCGCCAGTCGACCCGCCGGGCACACAACCGAGCCCACGACCCGAGCCAGACATCGAGCGCCTCGTCGCACGGCTCAAGCAGCTGCACGGCCTGTAA
- a CDS encoding TetR/AcrR family transcriptional regulator — translation MPRIVKPKDVRRAEVLDEALALFLERGYENVSLNDLLATTGTPKGAFYHYFPSKEALVTALAERSAAEAFEALRPVFDQPGKSALQRLNAGLAASYQVKMAMGAPEQIAAMASLLKPDNQALFVRIVTIWEDLFRPMLTEVITQGVDDGVFDTFDPEGVGDMIQGFAASMQKLVVRVLDAPDAKSRRKVIDTCVKRLKLHGIATDRILGLPDGSTVVLNRKQVEAMVARLHPTHR, via the coding sequence ATGCCGCGAATTGTGAAGCCGAAGGATGTCCGGCGGGCCGAAGTGCTCGACGAAGCACTCGCGCTGTTTCTGGAACGCGGTTACGAAAATGTCAGTCTCAATGACCTACTCGCGACAACGGGCACTCCGAAAGGGGCGTTCTACCATTACTTTCCGTCGAAGGAGGCGCTGGTCACTGCGCTTGCTGAACGCAGCGCCGCTGAAGCCTTCGAGGCGCTGCGTCCGGTCTTCGACCAGCCCGGCAAAAGCGCGCTGCAACGCCTCAATGCCGGACTGGCCGCCAGTTACCAGGTCAAGATGGCCATGGGGGCTCCCGAACAGATCGCAGCGATGGCGTCACTGCTGAAGCCGGACAACCAGGCCCTGTTCGTGAGGATTGTGACCATCTGGGAAGACCTGTTCCGACCCATGCTGACAGAAGTCATCACCCAAGGGGTGGATGACGGTGTGTTCGACACGTTCGATCCCGAAGGCGTCGGCGACATGATTCAGGGATTCGCGGCCAGCATGCAAAAACTTGTAGTTCGCGTGCTCGATGCACCCGACGCGAAATCACGACGCAAAGTTATCGATACCTGCGTGAAGCGCCTCAAGCTCCACGGCATCGCGACGGACCGCATCCTCGGTTTACCCGACGGGTCAACCGTAGTGCTCAACCGCAAGCAGGTAGAGGCGATGGTCGCCCGTCTGCATCCCACACACCGTTGA
- a CDS encoding TetR/AcrR family transcriptional regulator yields the protein MTAARVTKADQRGARSRELLLDAAEQLMAEKGYAATPVSAICKAAGVPVTSLYWHFGSKDGLLATVMERGAERWFASLPRGDDRETPQADAEALQVQGADAVAANPNFLRLLDILAIEGRNDELAATLVHRVRGHAQVYFRAAIERLLTSLCDTVTARVAADDLARFAVAFSDGCFFALQLELETTDLRQMYADLTTAIRALAPAAIGRARNGAEPPQDSP from the coding sequence TTGACGGCTGCTCGTGTCACCAAAGCAGATCAGCGTGGAGCGCGGTCGCGCGAGCTGCTGCTCGACGCCGCAGAGCAGCTGATGGCGGAAAAGGGGTATGCCGCCACTCCGGTATCGGCGATCTGTAAAGCCGCCGGAGTGCCTGTGACGTCGTTGTATTGGCACTTCGGCAGCAAGGACGGACTGCTCGCGACAGTGATGGAACGCGGAGCCGAGCGCTGGTTCGCGTCGCTGCCGCGCGGGGACGACCGGGAGACACCGCAAGCCGACGCCGAGGCCTTGCAGGTGCAGGGCGCCGACGCGGTCGCGGCCAACCCGAACTTCTTGCGGTTGTTAGACATCCTGGCCATCGAGGGCCGAAACGACGAATTAGCCGCGACGCTCGTGCACCGGGTGCGCGGCCATGCACAGGTCTACTTTCGAGCCGCGATCGAGCGTCTGCTGACGTCACTGTGCGACACCGTCACGGCGCGCGTGGCCGCGGACGACCTGGCCCGGTTCGCCGTGGCATTTTCCGACGGATGCTTTTTTGCGCTGCAACTCGAGCTCGAAACCACTGACCTACGGCAGATGTACGCCGACCTGACCACCGCCATCCGAGCGCTGGCTCCGGCTGCCATCGGCCGCGCCAGAAACGGTGCCGAACCGCCCCAGGATTCGCCATGA
- a CDS encoding tRNA-binding protein, with protein sequence MGNVIDWSDFQRVELRVGTIVEAMPHPRAKKPAYVLTIDLGPLGTKTSSAQITDYYDAQKLLGRQVLCVYNFAPKSVAGITSEVLVTGVYDEDGKVVLAGFDRPVPNGSRLA encoded by the coding sequence ATGGGAAACGTGATCGATTGGTCCGATTTTCAACGGGTGGAATTGCGCGTGGGCACCATCGTCGAGGCAATGCCCCACCCTCGCGCGAAGAAGCCCGCGTATGTGCTCACCATCGACTTGGGACCGTTGGGGACGAAGACTTCCAGCGCTCAAATCACCGACTACTACGATGCGCAGAAACTCCTTGGCCGCCAAGTGCTTTGCGTCTATAACTTCGCTCCAAAGAGCGTGGCCGGAATCACCTCGGAGGTGCTCGTGACCGGTGTGTACGACGAGGACGGCAAGGTAGTACTGGCCGGATTCGACCGTCCAGTGCCCAACGGATCGCGATTGGCCTGA
- a CDS encoding carbohydrate ABC transporter permease, whose product MVSAERLVKRSLLRGVALYVALIGIAWCALFPILWALSGSLKNEGEVTMPKLLPSHPRWSNYSEVFSLMPLWRMFFNTVLYAGCVTAGHVFFCSLAGYAFARLRFRGRDVLFVLYLGTLMVPLTVTVIPQFILMRIFGWTDTPWAMIVPGLFGSAFGTYLMRQFFRTLPVELEEAAILDGCTPWQIYWRILLPHTKPALMVLAVLTWVNVWNDFLWPLVMIQRNSIATLTLGLVRMQGEYVARWPVLMAASMMILLPLVIVYAVAQRSFIRGIAVSGLGG is encoded by the coding sequence GTGGTTTCGGCTGAGCGGTTGGTCAAACGCAGCCTGCTGCGCGGGGTGGCCCTCTATGTTGCGCTGATCGGGATCGCGTGGTGCGCGCTGTTCCCGATTCTGTGGGCGTTGTCCGGGTCGTTGAAGAACGAGGGTGAGGTCACCATGCCGAAGCTGTTGCCGTCGCACCCCCGGTGGTCCAACTACAGCGAGGTGTTCAGCCTGATGCCGCTCTGGCGCATGTTCTTCAACACGGTGCTGTACGCCGGATGTGTCACAGCGGGCCACGTGTTCTTCTGCTCGCTCGCCGGTTATGCCTTTGCTCGGCTGAGGTTTCGGGGCCGCGATGTCCTGTTCGTTTTGTATTTGGGCACGTTGATGGTGCCGCTGACGGTGACGGTGATCCCGCAGTTCATCCTCATGCGGATTTTTGGGTGGACCGATACGCCGTGGGCGATGATCGTGCCGGGATTGTTCGGTAGCGCGTTCGGCACCTACCTCATGCGGCAGTTCTTCCGCACCCTGCCGGTGGAACTCGAGGAAGCCGCGATTCTCGACGGATGCACGCCCTGGCAGATCTACTGGCGAATCCTGTTGCCGCACACCAAACCTGCGCTGATGGTGCTCGCGGTGCTCACCTGGGTTAATGTCTGGAACGACTTCCTATGGCCGCTGGTGATGATCCAGCGCAACAGCATCGCCACTCTCACCCTCGGTTTGGTGCGCATGCAGGGGGAGTACGTGGCTCGATGGCCGGTGCTGATGGCGGCATCGATGATGATTCTGTTGCCGCTGGTGATTGTCTACGCCGTCGCGCAACGGTCCTTCATCCGCGGTATCGCCGTGAGCGGGCTCGGTGGCTGA
- a CDS encoding CapA family protein, translated as MTASPDTGVTVFLCGDVMTGRGIDQILPHPGSAELREPSVTDARTYVTLAERLNGPIPVPTDVTWPWGEALSLIDDFSPDVRLVNLETSVTADGQFAPGKAVHYRMHPDNIGCLTAVRPDACALANNHILDFGPGGLVDTLDVLGHAEIRAVGAGLTAQQAERPAVVPCGDGKRVVIGACGMASSGIAPSWAATQGRPGVAFVADHSDRSADVLADRVLAAKQPGDIAIVSVHWGSNWGYDVDIHQVRFAHRLINAGVDIVHGHSSHHPRPIELYADKLILYGCGDAVDDYEGIAGYEEFRPNLRLLYFASADGCCVTLRMLPMRMRRMRLERVPHEDVEWLQRTLDRIGRPFRTRVSGTGDGILTAYPS; from the coding sequence GTGACAGCGAGCCCTGACACCGGCGTAACGGTCTTTCTCTGCGGCGACGTGATGACCGGTCGCGGGATTGACCAAATACTTCCGCATCCGGGAAGCGCCGAACTTCGCGAGCCGTCGGTCACCGATGCCCGCACCTACGTGACACTCGCCGAGCGCCTCAACGGGCCAATTCCTGTACCGACCGACGTGACATGGCCGTGGGGAGAGGCGCTGTCGCTCATTGACGACTTCTCGCCCGACGTCCGGTTAGTCAACCTGGAGACCAGCGTTACCGCCGACGGCCAGTTCGCGCCCGGCAAAGCCGTGCACTACCGGATGCACCCCGACAACATCGGTTGCTTGACAGCGGTCCGGCCCGACGCCTGTGCCCTCGCCAACAACCACATCCTGGATTTCGGTCCTGGTGGACTGGTCGACACGCTGGATGTGCTGGGCCACGCCGAAATCCGTGCGGTAGGCGCTGGACTGACCGCCCAACAAGCTGAGCGTCCCGCCGTCGTGCCCTGCGGCGACGGAAAGCGGGTCGTCATCGGCGCCTGCGGTATGGCGTCCAGCGGCATCGCGCCTTCCTGGGCGGCAACCCAGGGCCGGCCGGGGGTTGCTTTCGTGGCCGACCACTCCGATCGCAGCGCTGACGTGCTCGCCGATCGGGTGCTGGCGGCGAAGCAACCCGGCGATATCGCAATTGTCTCCGTGCACTGGGGTTCGAACTGGGGTTACGACGTCGACATCCACCAAGTCCGTTTCGCGCACCGGTTGATCAACGCCGGTGTCGACATCGTGCATGGGCATTCATCCCACCATCCACGACCGATTGAGCTCTACGCCGACAAACTGATCCTGTACGGCTGCGGCGACGCGGTGGACGACTACGAGGGCATCGCGGGATACGAGGAATTCCGGCCGAACTTGCGCCTGTTGTACTTTGCCTCGGCCGACGGCTGCTGCGTCACCTTGCGGATGCTGCCGATGCGGATGCGAAGAATGCGGCTCGAGCGTGTTCCGCACGAGGATGTCGAGTGGCTGCAGCGGACCCTGGATCGGATCGGTCGGCCGTTCAGGACACGCGTTAGTGGCACCGGCGACGGTATCCTCACCGCGTATCCGTCGTAG
- a CDS encoding haloacid dehalogenase type II — MTHGGRRALKALLFDVQGSATDFHSTLCCEAQRISAGRHPGVDWAAFVNAWRAAYFNAVDSARPSREKWVSVHSMYRAALRSLLDQYGLTDLSGAEQEELTFAWQRLAPWPDVVPGLTRLQKKYTLATLSNADVSAVVNISKRAGLPWDAVFCAEMAGVFKPEPAIYHMAAQYLALPPGEIMMVASHKYDIRAAAALGFQTAFVIRPLELGPNGAVDVDYDERFDINATDFLDLAEQLGC; from the coding sequence ATGACGCACGGAGGGCGACGTGCCCTTAAGGCGCTGCTCTTCGATGTGCAGGGCAGCGCGACAGACTTTCATTCAACGCTGTGCTGCGAGGCCCAGCGCATCAGTGCGGGCCGGCATCCGGGCGTAGATTGGGCTGCATTTGTCAATGCCTGGCGCGCAGCATATTTCAACGCAGTGGATTCGGCGAGACCGAGTCGCGAAAAATGGGTTTCCGTACACTCGATGTACCGGGCGGCTCTGCGATCGTTGCTGGACCAATATGGCCTCACCGATCTCTCCGGCGCCGAGCAAGAAGAATTGACCTTCGCGTGGCAGCGGCTCGCGCCGTGGCCGGATGTGGTGCCTGGCCTCACGAGACTGCAGAAGAAGTACACGCTGGCCACCCTGTCCAACGCCGATGTGTCGGCGGTGGTGAACATCTCCAAACGTGCTGGGCTGCCGTGGGATGCGGTGTTCTGCGCCGAAATGGCGGGCGTGTTCAAACCGGAGCCGGCTATTTACCACATGGCTGCGCAGTATCTCGCGCTGCCACCCGGCGAGATCATGATGGTGGCCAGCCACAAATACGACATTCGGGCGGCGGCCGCGTTGGGATTCCAGACGGCCTTCGTCATCCGCCCGCTGGAGTTGGGGCCGAACGGTGCGGTCGACGTCGACTACGACGAACGGTTCGACATCAACGCGACCGACTTCCTCGACCTCGCCGAGCAGCTGGGCTGCTGA
- a CDS encoding ABC transporter substrate-binding protein, producing the protein MAADRFGRRTLLRGAAALGAASLAPWPQGCSADDGALTFFFAANPEEADARLRVVDAFARRHPGIKFRMLLSGPGAVQQMSTFCAGGKCPDVLMAWEMSYAVLAARGVLLDLNTLLAQDKAFAAQLRTDSIASLYDTFTFDGGQYAFPEQWSGNYLFYNRQLFADANVKTPPRSWEQPWSFAEFLDTARALTRQHGSGRVSQWGFVDTWAPAYSAGLFAMNNGVPWCTPRTNPTRLNLDNEAFIEGVQFYADLATRHKVAPTTTEQQSMSTMDLFSVGKAAMALGGHWRYQTFDRAEGLDFDVTVLPTGPKGHGAHSNIGTTGLAIAASSPRKDQAWEFVKFATGPIGQALIGESRLFVPVLRSAINSTGFAQAHSRIRNIAVLTGGPAHSQGLPISPAWEKVNALIDRNFGPVLRGVRPATSLAGLSGAVEEVLRQP; encoded by the coding sequence ATGGCCGCTGACAGGTTCGGGCGGCGGACGCTGTTGCGGGGGGCCGCCGCACTGGGCGCGGCGTCACTGGCCCCGTGGCCGCAAGGGTGTAGCGCCGACGACGGAGCACTGACATTCTTCTTCGCGGCCAATCCGGAAGAAGCCGACGCCCGGCTACGGGTCGTCGACGCGTTTGCGCGCCGGCATCCCGGTATCAAGTTCCGAATGCTGCTATCCGGCCCCGGCGCGGTGCAGCAGATGTCGACGTTTTGCGCCGGCGGCAAGTGCCCGGATGTGCTGATGGCCTGGGAAATGAGCTACGCGGTTCTCGCGGCCCGCGGCGTACTGCTGGACCTCAATACCCTGCTGGCGCAGGACAAAGCGTTTGCCGCGCAGCTGAGGACCGACAGCATCGCGTCGTTGTATGACACCTTCACCTTCGACGGCGGCCAGTATGCCTTCCCCGAGCAGTGGTCCGGGAACTACTTGTTCTACAACAGGCAGCTTTTCGCCGACGCGAACGTCAAGACGCCACCGCGCAGCTGGGAGCAGCCGTGGAGCTTCGCCGAATTCTTGGACACCGCAAGAGCTCTCACCAGGCAACACGGTTCGGGACGGGTCAGCCAGTGGGGATTCGTCGACACGTGGGCACCGGCGTACTCGGCTGGGCTCTTCGCCATGAACAACGGCGTACCGTGGTGCACCCCGCGGACGAACCCCACCCGCCTCAACCTCGACAACGAAGCGTTCATCGAAGGCGTCCAGTTCTACGCCGACCTCGCGACCAGACACAAGGTGGCGCCGACTACGACCGAGCAACAGTCAATGTCCACAATGGACCTCTTCTCGGTTGGCAAGGCGGCGATGGCGCTGGGCGGACATTGGCGCTACCAGACGTTCGACCGGGCCGAAGGGCTGGACTTCGATGTCACCGTCTTGCCAACCGGGCCCAAAGGCCACGGTGCCCACTCGAATATCGGTACCACCGGCCTGGCCATCGCGGCAAGCAGTCCTCGCAAGGACCAAGCATGGGAATTCGTGAAATTCGCGACAGGCCCGATCGGGCAGGCATTGATCGGCGAGTCGCGGCTTTTCGTGCCGGTACTGCGGTCGGCGATCAACTCCACCGGCTTCGCTCAGGCGCACAGCAGGATTCGCAATATCGCCGTGCTCACCGGCGGACCCGCGCACTCCCAAGGCCTGCCGATCAGCCCTGCGTGGGAGAAAGTCAACGCGCTCATCGACCGCAACTTCGGACCGGTCCTGCGCGGCGTGCGGCCGGCGACATCGTTGGCCGGGTTGAGCGGCGCTGTTGAGGAGGTGCTACGCCAGCCATGA
- a CDS encoding type II toxin-antitoxin system VapC family toxin: MPTSVEHVLVDTSAALALVQRENPFHRAAKARLLVCRRGLSGHAAVELLSVLTRLPPPHRLTPVAALRLEERNFPESRFLSATDTKRLLREFAEVALAGGAVYDGLVGAAARKHKLMLITCDRRAEPTYRLLDVNYELLSPVSR; this comes from the coding sequence TTGCCGACCAGCGTTGAACATGTGCTGGTCGACACCAGCGCTGCACTTGCACTGGTGCAGCGTGAGAACCCATTTCACCGAGCCGCCAAGGCCAGGCTCCTAGTGTGCCGCCGGGGGTTGTCAGGGCATGCCGCGGTCGAGCTGCTGTCGGTGCTGACGCGACTGCCGCCGCCGCACCGACTTACTCCGGTTGCGGCACTTCGCTTGGAGGAGAGGAATTTTCCGGAGTCTCGCTTCCTGTCCGCAACGGATACAAAGCGCCTGTTACGGGAGTTTGCCGAAGTGGCCTTGGCCGGCGGCGCAGTTTACGACGGTCTCGTCGGTGCGGCTGCTCGCAAGCACAAGCTGATGCTCATCACATGCGACCGACGGGCTGAGCCGACGTATCGGTTGCTCGACGTCAACTATGAGCTGCTGTCGCCCGTTTCACGGTAA
- a CDS encoding Rossmann-fold NAD(P)-binding domain-containing protein: MPGTGLARDYSGIQAFAWRYLLPALTVVPGVNVHTPGKSAEALARLVTDPELKTTSGQYFSGFRSTHSSADSYDRAKAADLWRTSIELTGFRSADSGAAKA, encoded by the coding sequence ATGCCCGGGACCGGGCTTGCGCGTGACTATTCCGGGATCCAGGCATTCGCGTGGCGCTACCTGCTCCCCGCACTGACGGTGGTGCCCGGTGTCAATGTCCATACTCCGGGCAAGTCCGCTGAAGCCTTGGCTCGGCTGGTCACCGACCCGGAGCTGAAAACCACGTCGGGCCAATACTTTTCGGGGTTCCGCAGTACACATTCGTCGGCCGATTCCTATGACCGCGCTAAAGCGGCTGACCTGTGGCGCACCAGCATCGAGTTGACCGGTTTTAGGTCTGCCGACAGCGGTGCGGCTAAGGCATAG
- a CDS encoding TnsA-like heteromeric transposase endonuclease subunit, whose protein sequence is MPAPVVEQLPRNMTDETLVLARLPGARRVVNHRVADDLAAMRLESALPIRRFYSWKGKRNYEGRWWSSTTRTQIEFESLLERDALMIADFDAEVVAISAQPFALLWPRTTKGSKYHVPDFFLRLASGDGRVVDVKHPGAVANSAKQFALTRDTCSEIGWEYEIFTGIDTPHRRNVRWLSGYRHDRFSPPDSVITHIVDVFGEPTPLGVGVSRAAKALGSTEPAALANIYHLMWRRLLHADLSVSLRMETEVSA, encoded by the coding sequence GTGCCCGCACCTGTGGTCGAACAGCTGCCCAGGAACATGACCGATGAAACGCTCGTCCTGGCACGGCTGCCGGGCGCACGGCGCGTCGTTAACCATCGTGTGGCTGACGATCTCGCCGCAATGCGACTCGAATCCGCCCTGCCGATCCGCCGCTTCTACTCCTGGAAGGGTAAGCGCAACTATGAAGGTCGCTGGTGGAGCTCAACCACGCGCACGCAAATAGAGTTCGAGTCATTACTGGAGCGAGATGCGCTGATGATCGCCGACTTCGACGCGGAAGTGGTGGCGATCTCGGCGCAGCCTTTCGCCCTTCTGTGGCCGCGAACGACTAAGGGTTCGAAGTACCACGTCCCTGACTTCTTTCTCCGGCTGGCCAGCGGGGACGGCCGAGTGGTCGACGTCAAGCATCCTGGCGCGGTTGCTAACTCTGCGAAGCAGTTCGCGTTGACACGGGATACATGCAGTGAGATCGGCTGGGAGTACGAGATTTTCACAGGCATCGATACGCCGCACCGCCGGAACGTGCGCTGGTTATCCGGCTACCGTCACGACCGCTTCTCGCCCCCAGACAGCGTGATCACACATATCGTCGATGTGTTCGGGGAGCCCACTCCGCTTGGGGTTGGTGTGAGCCGAGCGGCGAAAGCGCTCGGCTCAACTGAACCAGCGGCCTTGGCGAACATCTATCACCTGATGTGGAGGAGGCTTCTACATGCCGACTTGTCCGTCTCACTGCGCATGGAAACGGAGGTCTCGGCATGA
- a CDS encoding ABC transporter ATP-binding protein, whose protein sequence is MASVTFEQATRRYPATTRPAVNRLDLAVDDGEFVVLVGPSGCGKTTSLRMVAGLEPVDSGNIKIGARDVTDLEPKDRDVAMVFQNYALYPHMTVAQNMGFALKVARMPKTEIRDRVLDAARLLDLEPYLNRKPKELSGGQRQRVAMGRAIVRRPQVFLMDEPLSNLDAKLRVQTRSQIAGLQRRLGTTTIYVTHDQVEAMTMGDRVAVLRDGVLQQCAAPRELYRNPANVFVAGFIGSPAMNLFEVPIVEHAVSLGDWRIPVPRQVSEAAGEIVVGVRPEHFELGGVGVEMEVDVVEELGADAYLYGRITGADTTAGQSVIARADGHNPPQRGSRVRLHPQPGHLHFFDTDGCRIT, encoded by the coding sequence ATGGCTTCAGTGACTTTCGAACAAGCGACACGGCGCTATCCGGCGACCACGCGGCCCGCCGTCAACCGATTGGACCTCGCCGTCGATGACGGTGAATTCGTCGTCCTGGTCGGACCCTCTGGATGCGGCAAAACCACGTCACTGCGGATGGTTGCCGGCTTGGAACCGGTGGATTCCGGCAACATCAAAATCGGCGCGCGCGACGTGACCGACCTCGAACCCAAAGACCGCGATGTCGCGATGGTCTTCCAAAACTATGCGCTGTACCCGCACATGACCGTCGCACAAAACATGGGCTTCGCGTTAAAGGTGGCACGCATGCCCAAGACCGAGATCCGCGACCGAGTGCTGGATGCAGCGCGGCTCCTGGACTTAGAGCCCTATCTGAACCGCAAGCCGAAAGAGCTTTCCGGCGGGCAGCGCCAGCGCGTGGCTATGGGGCGTGCCATCGTGCGCCGCCCGCAGGTGTTCTTGATGGACGAGCCGCTGTCCAACCTCGACGCCAAGTTGCGGGTCCAGACGCGCAGTCAGATCGCCGGGTTGCAACGGCGGCTGGGCACCACCACCATCTACGTCACCCATGACCAGGTCGAGGCCATGACGATGGGGGACCGCGTCGCGGTCTTGCGCGACGGTGTGTTGCAGCAGTGCGCGGCGCCTCGCGAGCTCTACCGCAACCCAGCAAACGTGTTCGTCGCGGGATTCATCGGCTCACCGGCGATGAACCTGTTCGAAGTGCCGATCGTCGAGCATGCAGTCTCCTTGGGGGACTGGCGTATTCCGGTGCCGCGGCAGGTCAGCGAGGCCGCTGGTGAGATTGTCGTCGGCGTCCGCCCGGAGCACTTCGAGTTGGGCGGCGTCGGTGTCGAAATGGAGGTCGACGTTGTCGAGGAACTTGGCGCCGACGCGTACCTGTACGGCCGCATCACCGGAGCCGACACCACGGCGGGACAATCTGTGATCGCCCGCGCCGACGGGCACAACCCGCCTCAGCGGGGCAGCCGAGTGCGGCTGCATCCGCAACCGGGCCACCTGCACTTCTTCGATACAGACGGCTGCCGGATCACATAG